Genomic DNA from Patescibacteria group bacterium:
GAGCTAGAGGCCGAGGAGCGCAGATTGGCGGGTAAAGAAGTCTTCCCAATTGACGAGGAACTGCTCGCCGGGCTATCCTCCGTGCCGTCGCCGACCTTCGGCAATGCTTTGGGCATAGATAGACTGATTATGCTTAAAGCAGGTGCGAAAGATATCGATTCTATTCATTTGTTCCCTCCTTCCACGAGGTTTTAATATGGCATCACCAAACGACATTAAGAAAGGCACGGTTATTAAGATGGACAACGGCTTGGCTGTGGTTGTTTCTTTCCAGCGCGTCTCCCCGGGTAAGGGTAGCTCTTTCGTCCGCACCCGCATCAAGTATTTGTCTTCTGGCAAGGTGGTTGAAAACAACTTCAAGAGCGCCGAGTCATTGACCTTTGAAGAGGTTGGTCACAAGAAGATGCAGTTTATCTTTGGCGATGCTGACACGCTCACCTTCATGGACGGAAACACGTTTGAGCAGGTAACCATGGGCCGAGATCTGGTTGGCGAGGATGCTAAGTACTTGAAGGAAGGTCTGGATGTGACAGTCATCATGCATAATGACGCCGCCATTTCCATGGAGTTGCCGCTCAAGATTGAATATGTAATTGCTGAAACTGAACCGGCAACTAAAGGCGATACCGCTTCTGGCAACGTGCTCAAGGATGCAAAGACTGATAACGGTTTAATGATTCGCGTACCAATTTTCGTTAAAGAAGGCGAGCACGTGATGGTGAACACGGATACGGGGGATTACGTGGAGCGCGTATCAAAGTAAAGGAAATACAAGCCGGCTGAATAGGCCGGTTTTGTATATCTGTTACAATGGTGAGGTTATGGCGAAGCGTAAAAAGCAGGAACCGGAAGATTTTGGTTTATCTGAGGAAGTTCGGCGCAGCATTGTTGCTGTAGTCCTGATTGCCATTGGGGCAGTGGGGCTGCTTTCTGTTTTTGGCCTTGCGGGCGCTGTCGGTCATAAGGTGGACGACGTTCTGGCGATGGGACTTGGCCTGGCACGGGTGATTGTGCCTGGTCTTCTGATTCTCGTTGGTATCGGCATGGTCGCCGAGCGATTAAACGTCCTTCGACCCCGGGTGCTTTTGGCTCTGATCGTTTTTATTATTAGCTTTAGCGGGTTGGTAAACCTTTTCTTTGCTTCCGGAATCGACGATCCAGCCGTGCTAAAGAATGCCGGGGGAGCGCTCGGTCTGCTTTTTTCGAGCATCCTTGTCCGATACATGGGATTTGGCGCGGCGCTTATTGTGGCGCTTGCATGTTTGGTCGTTGCAGGTCTTCTGATCATGAATAAGCCAATTCAGACGCTAATGGCGATGTTCAAGAAGGAAGAGAGCGAGGATGAGCCGAAATTTGTCGGCGACGGTATTCCGGACGTCGATGACGAAGGCGGGGTTATCAACCCCGCACCGGATGATGACGCCGATGATGACACCGAATCCGAAGAACCCGAGGTGAATGAAAAAGCCGTTGCATATTTTGCGGCAAACAAAGCCGGGGGAGGCGCTGGAGAGACGGTTATGACGTCCGCTGCTCGCAGAAAGATTGAAATCCCGCTCGATCTGCTTGATAACAAGCGTTCAGAAGCGAAACCGGGGGATATCGACAGAAACCAGGAGATCATTGCAAGAACCATGGAGCAGTTTGGTATTCCGGTTGAGATGAGCGACGTTCGCGTTGGTCCAACTGTGACGCAATATGCGTTCCGTCCTGCCCAGGGCGTGAAACTCGCTCGCGTGGTTGCCCTGCAGAACGACCTCGCGCTCGCTCTCGCGGCTCACCCTATTCGTATCGAGGCGCCAATTCCAGGAAAGGCGCTTGTTGGTGTTGAAGTTCCTAATCAGACCGTTGCGCGCGTGGGTCTTCGCGAGCTGCTCGAGAGTAAGGAGTTCCGCACGCACAAGAGTTCGTTCGCCGTGCCACTCGGCAAGGATATTTCGGGTGCGACGCAGATGCTGGCTGTCGACAAAGCTCCGCACATGCTCGTTGCAGGTGCGACTGGTTCTGGTAAGTCTGTCTGTTTGAATGACATCATCATTTCGCTTTTGTACCAAAACGGCCCAGATGATCTGAAGTTCATCATGGTCGACCCAAAGAGAGTCGAACTTGGCGTGTATGCGGGTATTCCGCACCTCCTCGTGCCGCCGATCGTGAAGGCTGAAGAGGCCGTCAACGCTTTGAAGTGGGCTATTCGAGAGATGGAACGCCGTCTCGACTACTTGGCGAAGTTCGGCGCGCGCGACATTGATTCCTACAACGCAAAGGCGGCCGAAAGAATGCCTCGTATCGTTATTATTATCGACGAGTTGGCCGATTTGATGATCCAGAACAAACGCGATGTTGAAGCCGTCATTGTTCGCTTGGCTCAGATGGCGCGTGCAGCCGGCATTCACCTCGTCCTTGCTACCCAGCGACCGTCCGTAGACGTCATTACTGGTACGATTAAGGCGAACATCCCAACCCGTTTAGCTTTCGCCGTGGCGTCACAGGTCGACAGTAAGACTATCCTCGACACTGCTGGTGCCGACAAACTACTCGGACGCGGAGACATGTTGATTTCGACACCTGATTTGAGCAAACCCCGCCGTGCGCAGGGTGCGTACGTTTCTGATGATGAGATTGCCCGCGTGGTAGACTTCTTGAAGAAGGAGAGCGAACCAGATTACGATTATAAAATTACGGAAGGTGGTAAGGGAACTGGAGACTCCGGGGGAGTATCCCTAGGTTCTGATGATGCCGATGAATTGCTCGAGGACGCGATCAATATCGCTATCGAAGCCGGCCGCGTTTCGACGTCATACCTTCAGCGCCGCATGAAAATTGGCTACTCCCGCGCCGCGAGAATTGTTGATCTCATGGAAGAAATCGGTGTGGTCTCCGCTGGCGAAGGCGCAAAGCCTCGTACCGTGTTGGTCACCGAATGGCCACCAGCAGGCGTGGGCGTGAACACCGACCTGACGGGCGCACCAATGCCTCGCGCAGCTGATGAAGAAGAGGACGAGGAAGACGAAGAAATCGAAGACGAGGAATCCGACGATGAAGTCG
This window encodes:
- the efp gene encoding elongation factor P; the protein is MASPNDIKKGTVIKMDNGLAVVVSFQRVSPGKGSSFVRTRIKYLSSGKVVENNFKSAESLTFEEVGHKKMQFIFGDADTLTFMDGNTFEQVTMGRDLVGEDAKYLKEGLDVTVIMHNDAAISMELPLKIEYVIAETEPATKGDTASGNVLKDAKTDNGLMIRVPIFVKEGEHVMVNTDTGDYVERVSK
- a CDS encoding DNA translocase FtsK 4TM domain-containing protein, whose product is MAKRKKQEPEDFGLSEEVRRSIVAVVLIAIGAVGLLSVFGLAGAVGHKVDDVLAMGLGLARVIVPGLLILVGIGMVAERLNVLRPRVLLALIVFIISFSGLVNLFFASGIDDPAVLKNAGGALGLLFSSILVRYMGFGAALIVALACLVVAGLLIMNKPIQTLMAMFKKEESEDEPKFVGDGIPDVDDEGGVINPAPDDDADDDTESEEPEVNEKAVAYFAANKAGGGAGETVMTSAARRKIEIPLDLLDNKRSEAKPGDIDRNQEIIARTMEQFGIPVEMSDVRVGPTVTQYAFRPAQGVKLARVVALQNDLALALAAHPIRIEAPIPGKALVGVEVPNQTVARVGLRELLESKEFRTHKSSFAVPLGKDISGATQMLAVDKAPHMLVAGATGSGKSVCLNDIIISLLYQNGPDDLKFIMVDPKRVELGVYAGIPHLLVPPIVKAEEAVNALKWAIREMERRLDYLAKFGARDIDSYNAKAAERMPRIVIIIDELADLMIQNKRDVEAVIVRLAQMARAAGIHLVLATQRPSVDVITGTIKANIPTRLAFAVASQVDSKTILDTAGADKLLGRGDMLISTPDLSKPRRAQGAYVSDDEIARVVDFLKKESEPDYDYKITEGGKGTGDSGGVSLGSDDADELLEDAINIAIEAGRVSTSYLQRRMKIGYSRAARIVDLMEEIGVVSAGEGAKPRTVLVTEWPPAGVGVNTDLTGAPMPRAADEEEDEEDEEIEDEESDDEVADVVVVDAIEGDEDEEEDEEESTK